The Acidimicrobiales bacterium genome includes a window with the following:
- a CDS encoding HU family DNA-binding protein produces the protein MNRRDLVRAVANETGQDAKAIDSALRGFTDVVTAAVSKGEQVAISGFAKFAKVERAARMGRNPATGEQIRIKASKRARITALKGFKEAVLNPSQAPKLGRGVLDGTAGPAKKSTAKKSTAKKSTAKKSTGKKATAKKSTAKRPAAKKTVKKKAAAKKTARR, from the coding sequence ATGAACCGCAGAGACCTCGTGCGAGCGGTAGCGAACGAGACCGGCCAGGATGCGAAGGCCATCGACTCCGCCCTACGGGGCTTTACTGACGTGGTGACGGCCGCGGTGTCCAAGGGGGAGCAGGTGGCGATCTCCGGGTTCGCCAAGTTCGCCAAGGTGGAGCGGGCAGCCCGTATGGGCCGCAACCCCGCGACCGGGGAGCAGATCCGAATCAAGGCGTCGAAGCGGGCCCGCATCACCGCGCTCAAGGGCTTCAAGGAGGCGGTCCTCAACCCCTCCCAGGCGCCCAAGCTGGGGCGTGGCGTGCTCGATGGGACGGCCGGCCCCGCCAAGAAGTCGACCGCCAAGAAGTCGACCGCCAAGAAGTCGACGGCCAAGAAGTCGACCGGCAAGAAAGCCACGGCCAAGAAGTCGACCGCCAAGCGACCAGCGGCGAAGAAGACGGTCAAGAAGAAGGCTGCGGCGAAGAAGACCGCCAGGCGTTGA
- a CDS encoding undecaprenyl-diphosphate phosphatase, with protein MLSYLQAVILGLLQGITELFPISSLGHTVIFPALFGWHGVVQAQSAKESFYLAFLVGMHVATALALLIYFRDQWYRIIRGFFVTLRTRRIETADERLAWLLIVASIPAGLVGLVFEHVFRTVFAKPLAAAAFLMVNGLILFSGDAARRRAEARQPAGAPGAARAAARRLDSLDFRESGVIGVAQVFALFAGISRSGITMVAGLFRGLDYEDAARFSFLLATPIILAAGIYKLPDLLGHNGDGVRSQILVGSVVAGVAAYLAVRFLMRYFETNKLWPFAVYCLLFGGAMVIRFH; from the coding sequence GTGCTGAGCTATCTTCAGGCCGTCATCCTGGGCCTTCTGCAGGGGATCACCGAGCTGTTCCCGATCTCCAGCCTGGGCCACACGGTGATCTTCCCGGCGCTGTTCGGCTGGCACGGTGTGGTCCAGGCCCAGTCGGCCAAGGAGTCGTTCTATCTGGCCTTCCTGGTCGGCATGCACGTGGCTACCGCCCTGGCCCTGCTGATCTATTTCCGGGACCAGTGGTACCGGATCATCAGGGGGTTCTTCGTCACCCTTCGCACGCGCCGCATCGAGACGGCGGACGAGCGCCTGGCGTGGCTCCTGATCGTGGCCAGCATCCCGGCCGGGCTCGTGGGTCTCGTCTTCGAGCACGTGTTCCGTACCGTCTTCGCCAAGCCGCTCGCCGCCGCCGCCTTCCTCATGGTCAACGGACTGATCTTGTTCAGCGGCGACGCGGCCCGGCGACGGGCCGAGGCGAGACAGCCCGCGGGCGCGCCGGGTGCGGCGAGGGCCGCCGCCCGGAGGCTGGACAGCCTCGACTTCCGGGAGTCCGGCGTGATCGGCGTCGCCCAGGTCTTCGCGCTGTTCGCCGGGATCAGCCGTTCGGGTATCACCATGGTCGCCGGCCTCTTCCGCGGCCTCGACTACGAGGACGCGGCTCGCTTCTCGTTCCTGCTCGCGACTCCGATCATCCTGGCGGCCGGGATCTACAAGCTCCCGGACCTCCTGGGCCACAACGGCGACGGTGTGCGTAGCCAGATCCTGGTCGGCAGCGTCGTCGCCGGCGTGGCCGCCTACCTGGCCGTGCGGTTCCTCATGCGGTACTTCGAGACCAACAAGCTGTGGCCGTTCGCCGTCTACTGCCTCCTCTTCGGCGGCGCGATGGTCATCCGTTTCCACTGA
- a CDS encoding HAD-IB family hydrolase encodes MAALAALERSRPGLTTAPSSTLAIFDLDRTLIPGSSLVHLGRALARRGLVSPWTLPTHMARNLVFRRCGASESKVERLRDSMLGAFSGTPQAPLLSAVMEVASDVASDVYSGARWLLEQHLERGDFCVVLSASPHELVTAVSALLGAHRGVGTVAEVVDGCYTGRLAGPFCQGRGKLDRLAQEVGPVPLTDAAAYSDSASDLVLLRSCRRPVAVNPDRELRSAARASGWPILRFH; translated from the coding sequence ATGGCGGCACTGGCGGCCCTCGAGCGAAGCCGGCCGGGTCTCACCACGGCGCCCTCCAGCACCCTCGCCATCTTCGACCTCGACCGGACGCTGATACCCGGTTCGAGCCTCGTCCATCTCGGCCGGGCCCTGGCCCGACGAGGGCTGGTGAGCCCCTGGACCCTGCCCACCCACATGGCTCGCAACCTGGTGTTCCGGCGCTGCGGGGCCAGCGAGTCCAAGGTGGAGCGCCTGCGGGACAGCATGCTCGGGGCTTTCTCGGGTACCCCGCAGGCCCCGCTGCTCTCAGCCGTCATGGAGGTGGCGAGCGACGTCGCCTCCGACGTCTACTCCGGCGCCCGCTGGCTGCTCGAGCAGCACCTCGAGCGCGGTGACTTCTGCGTGGTCCTGTCCGCCAGCCCCCACGAGCTGGTGACGGCTGTGAGCGCCCTTCTCGGTGCGCATCGGGGAGTCGGCACCGTGGCCGAGGTCGTCGACGGGTGCTACACGGGGCGGCTGGCGGGGCCGTTCTGCCAGGGCCGAGGAAAGCTCGACCGTCTTGCCCAGGAGGTCGGACCCGTGCCGCTGACCGACGCCGCGGCCTACTCCGACTCCGCCTCCGACCTCGTGCTGCTCCGCTCCTGCCGTCGCCCCGTCGCCGTCAATCCGGACCGCGAGTTGCGGAGCGCGGCCCGTGCATCGGGCTGGCCGATCCTGCGGTTCCACTGA